The window ACCGGACTCGGAGTACTCCTCGAACGGTCGGTACGTCGAGAGCGTGCCGCCGACGAGTAGGTCCTTCGTTCCGCGCTCGTACGGTTCGTCGAGGTACTCGGCGTCGGCGTTGTCCATCCGGACGAGGTCCGCGTGGAGGTGCAGCATCAACGAGGTCTCGAACTCGCCGCCGTGGGCCATGCCGCCGACGTCGCTCTCGCGTATTTCGTCTGCGAACGATTCGGCGAGTTGGAAGTACGTCAGACCAGTCACTTCTCTATCGGGGTGA is drawn from Halorussus halophilus and contains these coding sequences:
- a CDS encoding creatininase family protein translates to MTGLTYFQLAESFADEIRESDVGGMAHGGEFETSLMLHLHADLVRMDNADAEYLDEPYERGTKDLLVGGTLSTYRPFEEYSESGAIGDPSLASAEKGAELFDRLGDELADVLRAISEQSQ